GTGCGGCTCTTCACCCCGTGCTGGGAGTGCGAGCACAGCCCCGCGCACCTGGGGAAAGGTAGGTGTGCGGCGCTGCTGGGAAGGGTACGCGGGGTTTCTGCGTGTTCTGCGCCGGCAGCACCAGATAAAAACACCTCCTTCCTTTAGAACTGCTGCTATTTTAGTCCTGGAGGCTCTTCTCCTGAACTGGGGGAGTTTTTCATAGCCTGCTTCTCTTTGAGCGGCATTAGGTACAGGCTTCACAGGCTGGGGAACACTGCACAAGCGGTACGTACAAGACATGCTGATGTTTCGGGCTGACTCATCTCCTCATGAGTCAGAAAAAGCCACAAGCAGATCTTAGTGAAgtaagaaaagtggaaaaaatgttGAGGCATAATGGGCAGCACATTTCCTTCCACAGACCgtcttggttttgcttttttcaaagAATTACAGCAGTGGTATGAGGCTTGTACCAAGCTGCTAGAACCCACTGCCAGAGACTCCTCTCCTTGCCTGGTACATTTGCTAGAGAAGAATCACGACCAAAACCTGAAGGGAAGAGTAGAGTTACTCACAAATCAGGCTCAGAACTGGGGTGGCTGGGCACACTGTAACTTATGGGGCTTCCATGGCTTGCTTAAATGTGGGCTGATCACAACAGCACCTAGAAATCGATGGCTGTTAATCCTGCTGAGGTGACCTGAGTTCTCCTGACTCGGGCTTTTCACTAGAAAGACAGATAAACACAAGCattgtgctgctgcacaggaacAGCCCTTTGAGGTGGAGTTTATGCTTTGTATCATCTAGAGTGTTTAGTTCCTGTTACTCCACGCCAGCACTGAAAAGACAACAGCTGACTTCCTCTTGTGCTggttcttttaaagaaattaatcctAATAACTGTTAAAATCAggggttttctttggttttttaaaaatttcttcattttcaacTTGTATGTCCCTGACCAAAGTAGAAATTTCACATAGTAAATGTAAGGGAGGGCattgaaattgttttcttatgCTGCTGAATAATTTTTACTTATCCACTACAACAGTATTTATGTCTAGGCGGAAAAATAAGACACACTAACACTACAGGAATCTGTTTCCCTTCCCAGGAGATGTTCACTCGGTGGATTTACTCTTCAACTTGGATCGTGTTACTGCTCTGGAGCACTTACTCAAATCTGTCTTGCTCTATTCCTTTGACACATCTGTTCCCGTTTCCTCTTCCATTACCTGCATATGCCATTTATCCCTTAAGGAACATGATTTTTCCAGCCAAGTCTGTCCCAGCATTTCCCACTCTCTAGCTTTTAGCCTGCACTTTGACGTTAGGAAACGCAAATGGGTGGAGATGGATGTGACTTCTTTCCTCCAGCCTCTGATTGCTATGAACAGGAGGAACGTCCATATGGCTCTGAACTTCACGTGTCTCATGGGTGACCCACAAGGGAGCACGAAACTGGGAAACGCTGTTAATGTGACACTGGttcccccttcccttctgctGTATCTGAATGACACCAGCGAGCAAGCTTATCACCGGGGCAGCTCACTGGGGCACGGGAGGCAAAGCAGCAGCCCGCTTGTGGATCCCCCAAAGGGTGACAAAGCACAAGGCAATCCCCAGGGTAAAAGGGCCTCTCGCCAGCGAAGGAACGAGAATCCCAAAGCGGCCCCAGCCGCCTCAGCTCGTAACCTGAGCGAGCACCTGAAGCAGTTTGTGTTCCCTCAGCACGAGTGCGAGCTGCACAACTTCCGCCTGAGCTTCAGCCAGCTGCGGTGGGACCGCTGGATCATCGCCCCGCACCGCTACAGCCCCCAGTTCTGCCGGGGCGACTGTCCCCGCGCCCTGGGCCACCGCTACGGCTCCCCGGTGCACACCATGGTGCAGACCCTCATCTACGAGCGGCTGGACCCCTCGGTGCCCAGGCCCTCGTGCGTGCCGGCCGCCTACAGCCCGCTCAGCGTGCTGACCATCGAGCCCGACGGCTCCATCGTCTACAAGGAGTACGAGGACATGATCGCCACCAAGTGCACCTGCCGCTAGCGGGactgggctgtgggcagggtTTGCACTCCCAAACGCAGATCTTCGCTTTGCATTCTCGAGGTGCTGTAGCTAAAGGTCCACTGAGAGGCGTCGCCGGAGCTCCGGGAGCTGGGAGTTGGCAAAAGGGGCTTCACATCAGAGCACCGGTTTTTGTACTCACTCAGCCTTTCTAGAATGTGCAATTAAATGTAAATAGCGTCTTTTTATCGGgagaattttgcatttaaaatgggGGAAAGGTTTCAACTACTAATTGTCTATTTTTAAGCTGCTTTATTAcggatttaaaaaaaaaagagaaataaatggcTATCACGCATACCCTGACATGCAGTGCCTGCTACTCTGCCTCTACAGAAACCTTGTGTGTGGCATCTCCAGCATTGACTAGGAAGGGGAGAAAGTCTTTAATGTTGGAATTATCTCCTCagtttttcattctctttcccCTACCACATTCCAGCTCTTCCAAGCAGGGTGACAAAACCCTTCCTCACAGTTCTAGAAAGAGTTAACAggttgttttttgcttttcttctgttgcaCTCTTTGGGCTTTCTCAGCTAAAAGAAGGGTCAGAATTGAAGGGTAAGAATTTAAGGGCAGCTGTGGGTAATTTGTGAGCACTTAAATCAAAGCACTATTTTGGTAAAAATTGGCATCAGGTGATGCTTTCTTTGATTCAAGAACAAGGAACAGCTGTCCACGGGGTGAGGGCAGAGGATTGTCCACTAGAGCCACACTGACACTGGCTTCTGAAGCAGGaagatttgtttaaaaagctTAATCCCCCAAAATGGCTTCTAAAAGCCTTAAAGGTGTTGATGAAAATGCTGTTCAGTGGGTTTAATATTCTGGAAGGTGGGGCCACAGCTTTGTTTCCTCTCACAATGAAACTGTAGGTAACAAGGGCCTCAACTCTAGATGCTTTCACACCAAATTTTTACTGTGATTGATTtattatgatttattttctcctcctggACTTGGGGCTCATACACAAAACCTCTCAGCTTTAGTGgggatttttcttgtttgcttgttaATTAaaggctgtggagcagcactACCTTGTAAAACTTGTTCAGAACATCCTTTAACGTTGACTTGCTAATggattaataaataaatgctgtaaCTTTCTGCACTCAGCCACCCAACCAGCCCCTACCTGAGATCCTGAGCAATTCCAGAGGCTGGGAATtcagcctggcagggcagggactgctGAGTGGTGTCACTGATGGTTCAAGTGGTCACTGAACCCACGGATGGGTGGGGTGTCTGgagagctcctggagcacaAATGTGCCTGAAAAGTgaggctcctgctccaggcttcAGTCTCTGACTGCTGAAATCAAAGTGGTTGACACCAAAAGCTCAAAACGGAATCCTGGTGTCACGTAAAACCATCCTGGTGCCAGCACTGTGGGTGGTTGGGTCAGCTTGGATTGTATCactcctgctcttcccttcaAACTCTGGGGATTTGGCTCACCtgccagaaaagaaaataaatggaactGTTTCCTGAGACAAATCCTTCTAATTATGGTGAAATGTCTAATGTAGTCCAATAATCCTAATATATTCTCATATTCCATCAATGGGTAACATCTTTAATATAGCATAATAATTCCAGTagtaatatattaaatatgtgTAATATAGTGTAATAATACCAATAATGTTGAACCTATCTAATATATTCTAATAATAATTCCAAGAATGTTGAACATATTCAAACAAATCTAATATATTGTAATATGAGTTTAAATAATGCCAAATATGTCTAATATAGCATAATGATACAAATAAAGTTGAAAATGTCTAATACAGTCTAATAATTCTACTATAATTCCAGTCATGGTGAAAGTGTTTAATATTCTAACCATTCTCATCTATCCTAATAATAATTCCAATAATGTTAAATATGCCTAACAATTCTAGTACCTTCTAATAATTTCAATTATGTGGAAGATGATTAATTATATTATAGTAATTCTAATAATTATCCATTAATGTGGAAGCTGATATAGTATTATAATTCTAATATATGCTAATTATAATTGCAATAATGTTAACGATCtctaatatattataataataatttaaataatttgatgtAGAATATATTCTATAATTCGAATATTATGGAATATGTCTaatatagtttaaaaattataataggCTCTATTAATTACTCCAGTAATATTGAACATATCTAATGTAGTCTAATAGTAATTTCACTTATGTGGTAGGTGTGACATACATTCTAATAATAATTCCATTATATTTattggggtgtgtgtgtggcagGATATTTAACctttaaaagccttttccagCGCAAACTCTTCCATAATTCCACGATTTTCTGCTTCAGACACTTCCACGGAACTCCACAACCGCCACACAAAAGTGGAGTTTTTCCTCAgaccattatttattttccatcgGAACTCCACAATCGCCACACAAAAGTGGGCTTTTTCCTCAGACCTTTAGTTATTTTCCATCGGAACTCCACAATCGCCACACAAAAGTGGAGTTTTTCCTCAgaccattatttattttccatcgGAACTCCACAATCGCCACACAAAAGTGGGCTTTTTCCTCAgaccattatttattttccatcgGAACTCCACAATCGCCACACAAAAGTAGGGTTTTTCCTCAGACTTTTAGTTATTTTCCGTCGGAACTCCACAATCGCCAcacaaaagttgtttttttccccattatttatttatttcgGCGGGTTTCCCGCGCTGAGGCACcgccccccccctcccctcacaGCGCAGGTGCCTCGCGTGaccccccccacctcccctcaGGGCAGGGCCCGCTTATGGCGCACATCATTTATTACAAATAGCCTGTTAAAAACACACTTCAGTGTAACCGTGATTTATCGCACGCATATTTCATCGCCTCTACCGTTTATTACAAACGGAAAGCGCCGCTCGCGGTGCCCCGGAAGGCGTCGCCGAGGCAGTtccggggcgggcgggcggccggCCATTGCGCGGTGACCGAGGGGACACCGCGGCCATGGGGAAGCACTTCGGGAACCTGGCGCGGGTGCGCCATGTCATCTCCTACAGCCTGTCGCCCTTCGAGCAGCAAGCCTTCCCCAATGTAATGTCCCACGGCGTCCCCAACGTGGCCCGCCGCTTCGCCTCCCAGGTGTTGAAGGTGGTGCCCCGTGAGTACAGAGGggaaaatccctcttttttgtACCCCCTTCTTAGTGTAAatctggggagggggagcacTGGGGCGGGGTGGGGGTTGTGGGATGTTGTTGTGTCGCAGGAGGTAGGTGCTGTGCGCGGTGCAGTGTCCCCTCACTGCGATGTCCCCATATTGTGAATATTCCGTTCTCCCGTGTCCCCGTGTTGTGAAATCCCCTTATTCCAGTGTCGTGTCTTTCTGGAGGTGTCCCGTCATCGTATGCCACTTCACTGTGAATGCCCCCTTACTGCAGTGTCCCCTCACTGCATTATTCCCCTTAGAGCAGTGTTCCCTCGTTCCACTGTCCCGTTATGGAGTGTCCCTTTCTAGCAGTGTCCCCTCACCGTGCTGTCCCCTGACCGTGCCTGtcctctctccctgccagccctggccctcgGTTACCTCGTTTATTCCTGGGGGACGCAGGAGTTCGAGCGGCTCAAGAGGAAGAACCCGGCTGACTACGAGCACGACCAGTGACCAGGAGCAGTGACCAGTGACCACGAGCAGTGCCCACGTGGCTGCCGAGCTCCCCGGGGACCTGCTGTGCTTGTTCCCATGGCCGGAGGGGATTAACAGGGAGATAAGCCTTGGCTAATAAACTGTAACTTTGCCCCATGACTCTGTGTGAAATGCGTGTCTTGAGCTGTTTGAGGTGAGGAGCAT
This is a stretch of genomic DNA from Vidua chalybeata isolate OUT-0048 chromosome 15, bVidCha1 merged haplotype, whole genome shotgun sequence. It encodes these proteins:
- the GDF9 gene encoding growth/differentiation factor 9, with amino-acid sequence MESTWRICVCLYCCLPWLSAGTQCSPRSRGRGGSAEAPGFLAAPEDAASQLSAGLQLPQGEAPAHALLPPLLKVLHDRGPRGWHSEAPQLQPDSRALRYMKRLYRMSATRDGIPKAQRGRLYNTVRLFTPCWECEHSPAHLGKGDVHSVDLLFNLDRVTALEHLLKSVLLYSFDTSVPVSSSITCICHLSLKEHDFSSQVCPSISHSLAFSLHFDVRKRKWVEMDVTSFLQPLIAMNRRNVHMALNFTCLMGDPQGSTKLGNAVNVTLVPPSLLLYLNDTSEQAYHRGSSLGHGRQSSSPLVDPPKGDKAQGNPQGKRASRQRRNENPKAAPAASARNLSEHLKQFVFPQHECELHNFRLSFSQLRWDRWIIAPHRYSPQFCRGDCPRALGHRYGSPVHTMVQTLIYERLDPSVPRPSCVPAAYSPLSVLTIEPDGSIVYKEYEDMIATKCTCR
- the LOC128795690 gene encoding cytochrome b-c1 complex subunit 8 — encoded protein: MGKHFGNLARVRHVISYSLSPFEQQAFPNVMSHGVPNVARRFASQVLKVVPPLALGYLVYSWGTQEFERLKRKNPADYEHDQ